CGCCAGTTTCTCCCGGAACTTCGGCGAATTGAGGAGAATCGCGAGCGTCTCCGGCGTCGTGTTGAGGATGTGGGGCGTCTCCTCTAGCATCTGCCGGCGCTCGTAGTCCGAGGTGTCGCCGTGGCGAATCGCCTGCCGAACGTCGGTCTCGACGCCGCGGTCGGCGAGGCGCTCGGCGATGCCCGACAGCGGCTCGGCGAGGTTGCGCTCGATGTCGTTCGCGAGGGACTTCAGCGGCGACACGTAGAGGCAGTAGACCGCGTTGTCGAGGCCGTCGGCGCGCTCGCGCTCGAACAGTTCGTTCAGAATCGCCGTGAACGACGCGAGCGTCTTCCCGCTCCCCGTCGGCGCCGCGACGAGCGCGTTCTCGCCGTCCCGGACGAGCGGAACCGCCTCGCGCTGTGGCGGCGTGAGACAGCCGCCGTTCTGCTCTGGCGGCCCGAACTGGTCGACCCACCACTCGCGGACGGCGGGCGCGAGGCTCTCTAAGACCTCGCGGTCGGTCGCCGCCGGGCCGGTCAGCGCCTCCGACTCGGTCCCCATCTGGCCCGGAGTTGGGGCGCACGGGGCAAGTGTCTGACGACGATTCGAGTCCCGAGTCCCGAACGCTTACCCCCGCGGCCGCCCCGGATTCGGGTATGCGACTCACGTTCCTCGGCACCGGCTCGGCGATGCCAACCGGCGAACGCATGCAGACGGGACTGCTCGTCGAGAAGCCCGGGAGCCGCCTGCTCGTCGACTGCGGGAGCGGCGTCCTGCACACGCTCGCGCGCACCGACGTGGGCTACGAGGGCGTCGACACCGTGTTGCTCACGCACCACCACGTCGACCACGTCAGCGACCTCCTCCCGCTGTTGAAGGCGCGCTGGCTCGCCGGCGAGGAGTCCCTGACCGTCGTCGGACCGCCCGGTACGAAGGACCTACTGGACGGCCTGCTGGACGTCCACGACTACCTCCGGGGGCGCGTCGACCTCGCCGTCCGCGAGGTCGAACCCGGCGCGTTCTCCGTCGCGGGGTTCGACGTGGACGCAATCGAGACCCGGCACTCGATGGCGGGCCACGCCTACCGGTTCGACGACGAACTCGCGTTCAGCGGCGACACCGAGGCCTTCGACGGGATGGCCGAATTCGCCGAGGGCTGTTCGGCACTCGTCCACGACTGCTCGTTCCCCGACGAGGTCGACGTGGCGAACCACCCGACGCCCACCCAACTGGGCGAATCGCTGTCCGGCTCCGGAATTCCCGACCTCTACCTGACGCACCTCTACCCGCACACCGACGGCGAACACGACGCCATGACGGAATCAATCGCGGCCCACTACGACGGCGACGTCCACTTCGCCCGCGACGGCCTCTCGGTCGACGTCTAAGTCAAGCGCTCGACGTTCTCCCGCACTTCCTCGACGGTCCGGCGCTGGCGCTCCGTCGCTTCGGCCACGTCGTCCAGCGCGTCGGCGATTTCGCCCGTGCGCCGGTCCACGTCGTCGACCATCTCCGCGACCTCCTCGGTGCTCGTCGCCTGCTCGTCGGTCGCCGCCGACACCTCCTGGACGCCCGTCGCGGCCGCCTCGACCGCGTCCGTAATATCGCGCAGCGTCTCCATCGCTTCCTCCACGCGCTCGACGCCCTCCGCGATGCGCGCGTTCATCTCGTCCAGTTGCTCGACGGTCTCCTCGGTGTCGGCCTGCATGCGTTCGACCATCTCCTCGACGCGCGTGGACTGCTCGCGGGACTCCTCCGCGAGCGCCTTCACCTCCTCGGCGACGACGGCGAACCCGTCACCGGCCTCGCCCGCTCTCGCCGCTTCGATTGAGGCGTTCAGCGCGAGCAGGTTCGTCTGCTCGGCGATGTCGTCGATGACGCCGGTCACGTCCTCCACGTCCGCCGCGCGCTCCTGGAGGCGCTCTACGTCGTCGGTGACGCCGTCGGTCGCGTCGTCGATGTCGTCCATCACTTCGAGCGCGTCGTCCGCCGCGGACTCGCCGCGTCGCGCCATCTCCTCGGCGTCCTCGCTGGTCTCGCGAACGTCGTCGGCCGTCGCCGCGACCTCCTCGACGCTCGCGGACACGCTCGAAATCTCGCGGGCCACGTCGCTCATCCGGTCGACCTGCGCGTCGGTCAGCGACTGCATCTCGTCGGTCTGCGCGGCGACGTCCTCGCTCGTCTCGACCAGCGACGACAGCGGTTCCTCGACGTCCTCTGCGACCGCGCCCGCCAACTCCTGGCGGCGGTCGACTTCCGCTTGGAGGCGCTGGGCGTACGAGTCGATGTACGTGTCCATCGCCACCTGCTGGTCGAACGTCAGCAGTTTCAACATCGGCAGGAACCGCTCGGCGAGTTCCGAGACGGCGGCCTCGGCCTCCGCACCGCGGTCCTCGGTCACGTCCTCGGCGACCGCGTCCAGCAGCCCCTCGTAGTACTTCGTGTACGCCCCGAGGTAGACCTCCGGCCCGAGGTCGAGCACGTCGTGAATCTTCCCGATTCGGGCGCGCTGCTCGACGTACTCGCGGTCGTACTCGCCGCGCCCGAGGTCCCGTAGGTACTCGGTCTGCGTGCGCTTGAGCTGGTCGACGGTCTTCGTCGACCGCCCGAAGATGTCGAGTGTGCGCTCGTGGCCCTGCAGGTGGTCGTAGAAGTCCGCCACGAGGTCGTCGGCGACCGAGTCGAAGAGGGCGGATTCGTCGGCGAGGGCGTCCGCGTCGCCGGCGTCGAGGCCGGTGAACTCCTTGCGCCACGCTATCTCCTCGGCGTCCAGTCCGATGCGGTCTGCGAGTCGGTTCCCGTCGACCCCGCGGCGGACCTCCTCGTCCACCTGCGGGGCGTCGTCTGCTGCCATACGGACGCTCTCTCGCTCCCCGACTTATGGGTTGGCCCCGATTACAATATTTGAGAGTCAGTCGAGGCGGTATCGCAGGACGGCGCCGATGCCGCCGAGGTTCCGTAACTGCTCGCCGGGCGCGAACTCGTGGCTGAACACCGTCACGCTCCCGCCCTGTCGTTCCACCTTCGTCACGAGGTCGTTGACGTCCACGTCCCAGTCGCCCTCGCCGGCGCGCTCCACGCGCAGGCGCTCGTCCAGAATCAGGAGGTCCTCGACGGCGCCGAACTCCACTGCCTTCTCGACTTCCTCGATACCGTAGGCGGCCTTCCCGTCGGTCGCCATCTGCTCGGTGAGTTCGTCGATGAGTTCGGACTCCTCGGCGATGCGCGTCTCCTCTTGGACGTCCTCGACGGCGCCGCGCTTGAGCACCTCGTGGACGCCCCGGCCGCCCGCCGCGCTCGTGTCCACGACGGTAATCTTCGACACCAAATCGGGGTACTCCTCCTCGATGTAGTCGAGGGCGTCCTGCTTCGTGAATCCGGGGCCAGCGAGGATGATTGCGTCCGCGTCGAGGTGCCCGAGCGCGCTCCCGAGTTCGTCGAACAGCTCCTCGCGGGACCGGGAGTACTCGCCTTTCCCGGTCGTCCCCGTGAACGACCCGTACTCGTCGATGCCGTACTGCGCGACGACGTGGATGTACGCCTCGCCCTCCTCGACGGTGGCGATGGCGACCTCCGGCTGGTCGGTCGCCTCGACGGCCTCGTTCAGGCGCTCTATCTGGTCGGGCTTCCAGACCTTCTCTATCTCTATCTCCTCGCGCTCCTCGACGTTCAGCGTGTGGTGGAGGCCGAGTTGGTCCTCCCGCGAGCAGTCCGCGATGGTGCCGGAGACGCGGAGGCGATTCGAGAACTTGTGGAACTCCACGTCCTCCACGTCGATGGTGACGAACATGTGCTCGCGCTCCCCGCCCGTATCCCGCATCTGGTCGTCGTTGCGCTGGATGCGGCGGTGGGTGTCCCCCGCCACGAGGTCGCCGGGTTCGAGGACGTACGCGAGGTGCCAGAGGTCGTCGAGGCTCTCCGGGACGAGCGTGATGCGCTCGCCGCCGCCCTCGACGCCGCGGCGCTCCTTCAGTTGCATACCTCCACGGACGCCCCCGAGAAGAAAAGACCCTCCCCTTCGGGGCGGCGGCGCCTCACTCGTCGCGCACGCCCTCGACCGCCGGGAGGCGAATCTCGATGGGGTCGTCCCCGCACGCCACGACGAGGTCGCCGCCCGACTTCGCGACGGTCCACTCCAGGCACCACAGCGCCAGCCCGTCGGCGTGGTTCAGCGGCGTCTCCTCGCCCTCGCCGACCACCTCCACGTCCAGGTCCGGCAGGCCGTCGGCGTCGTCGGCTATCGTGACGACCACCGACTCGGCGTCGCGCTCCGGGTTCGAGCGCTCCCGGCGGACCGAGACGTCGACGGCCACCGCGCCGTCGTTCGCGTCGACCAACTGCTCGACGACGTCGGCCACCGCCCCCGGTAGCGTCGGCACCGCCACCGCGACCGCGTCGGCGTCGCCGGTCACGTCGACCGACGCGTCAGACCGCGACTCGGCGACGTCGCGGAGCGCGCCGTCGAGCGCGTCGACCACCCGCAGCGGCCCCGGATTCGCGTTCTCCTCGGCGAGCAACTGCTTGATTCGCTGCGTGCGGTCGGATATCGCGGCCAACTCGAGTGCCGTCTCGCGCACGCCCTCGAGTTCGGCCCGCAGTTCGTCGTCCTCGACCCGTTCGGCGACCAGCGCCACGCGCCCCGCGACGACGTTCACGTCGTTCCTGACGTTGTGCCGGAGCACGCGGTTCAGCACGCTCACCATCGCCGACCGCTCTTCGAGGGCCGCGTTCGACGCTTCCAGTTCGTCGCGGGTCTCCCGTATCTCCTCGATTCGGCGCCGGAGCGTGTCCCGCGTGTTCGCGAGCGTGCGGTTCAAGTCCCCGAACTCGTCCGGGCGGTCCGTGTCGAAGTCCACGTCGTACTCGCCGTCCTCGATGCGTTCGGCGCGCGAGGACAGCGACGCCAGCGCGCCCCGCACGTCGGCGCCGACGACGGCGACGACGCCGAGGAGGCCGGCGAACGCGAGGACGCCGACCAACCCGATCCACGTCCGCGCCCGTCGAGCGATGGCGTACGCTTCGCTCTCGGGCGCGTGCTCCACGACGACCCAGTCGGTCCCCTCGACGGGCGCGAACGCCGCGACGTACGACGCTCCGTCGTCTGCTGACCGCTCGTATCTCGCGTCCGCGACGAACCCGGACTCGCCGTGTAGTCCGCGGCTCACCGAGGGCGCACGCAGCGTCTGTGGCAGGTACTGCTGGAGCGTCGCGTCG
The nucleotide sequence above comes from Halobacterium litoreum. Encoded proteins:
- a CDS encoding mRNA surveillance protein pelota, encoding MQLKERRGVEGGGERITLVPESLDDLWHLAYVLEPGDLVAGDTHRRIQRNDDQMRDTGGEREHMFVTIDVEDVEFHKFSNRLRVSGTIADCSREDQLGLHHTLNVEEREEIEIEKVWKPDQIERLNEAVEATDQPEVAIATVEEGEAYIHVVAQYGIDEYGSFTGTTGKGEYSRSREELFDELGSALGHLDADAIILAGPGFTKQDALDYIEEEYPDLVSKITVVDTSAAGGRGVHEVLKRGAVEDVQEETRIAEESELIDELTEQMATDGKAAYGIEEVEKAVEFGAVEDLLILDERLRVERAGEGDWDVDVNDLVTKVERQGGSVTVFSHEFAPGEQLRNLGGIGAVLRYRLD
- a CDS encoding HAMP domain-containing protein, which codes for MTVRETLRSLPVVRRVVAAVAASYRRKLAAALLVALLVVAAATVGLYFQLGGLLEDNVEQSMTAAANAEADELTEWSSQNRLVARVLSEHPVYETGDADAVRAYLRTQRADRQEADIENAYVVDRRNLTVQTSARRSLEGTPVADLPWEEEFAFRDFDDVRITRPYETATGTTVVGLVTPIRGTPGHLLVVAVDAASVFQRFEHPVDGGFTRVVDSNGTVVFADDRDATLQQYLPQTLRAPSVSRGLHGESGFVADARYERSADDGASYVAAFAPVEGTDWVVVEHAPESEAYAIARRARTWIGLVGVLAFAGLLGVVAVVGADVRGALASLSSRAERIEDGEYDVDFDTDRPDEFGDLNRTLANTRDTLRRRIEEIRETRDELEASNAALEERSAMVSVLNRVLRHNVRNDVNVVAGRVALVAERVEDDELRAELEGVRETALELAAISDRTQRIKQLLAEENANPGPLRVVDALDGALRDVAESRSDASVDVTGDADAVAVAVPTLPGAVADVVEQLVDANDGAVAVDVSVRRERSNPERDAESVVVTIADDADGLPDLDVEVVGEGEETPLNHADGLALWCLEWTVAKSGGDLVVACGDDPIEIRLPAVEGVRDE
- a CDS encoding MBL fold metallo-hydrolase, which translates into the protein MRLTFLGTGSAMPTGERMQTGLLVEKPGSRLLVDCGSGVLHTLARTDVGYEGVDTVLLTHHHVDHVSDLLPLLKARWLAGEESLTVVGPPGTKDLLDGLLDVHDYLRGRVDLAVREVEPGAFSVAGFDVDAIETRHSMAGHAYRFDDELAFSGDTEAFDGMAEFAEGCSALVHDCSFPDEVDVANHPTPTQLGESLSGSGIPDLYLTHLYPHTDGEHDAMTESIAAHYDGDVHFARDGLSVDV
- a CDS encoding globin-coupled sensor protein; this translates as MAADDAPQVDEEVRRGVDGNRLADRIGLDAEEIAWRKEFTGLDAGDADALADESALFDSVADDLVADFYDHLQGHERTLDIFGRSTKTVDQLKRTQTEYLRDLGRGEYDREYVEQRARIGKIHDVLDLGPEVYLGAYTKYYEGLLDAVAEDVTEDRGAEAEAAVSELAERFLPMLKLLTFDQQVAMDTYIDSYAQRLQAEVDRRQELAGAVAEDVEEPLSSLVETSEDVAAQTDEMQSLTDAQVDRMSDVAREISSVSASVEEVAATADDVRETSEDAEEMARRGESAADDALEVMDDIDDATDGVTDDVERLQERAADVEDVTGVIDDIAEQTNLLALNASIEAARAGEAGDGFAVVAEEVKALAEESREQSTRVEEMVERMQADTEETVEQLDEMNARIAEGVERVEEAMETLRDITDAVEAAATGVQEVSAATDEQATSTEEVAEMVDDVDRRTGEIADALDDVAEATERQRRTVEEVRENVERLT